The region CCCCGTTAGTTAGTTCAAACTCGAAGTCTAACTTGTTGAGTCTGATTGTCTGAGGTTTCAAGCTTTTGAGATGCATTTCAATTTGATGCAATGCTTCGTTGTAAAAAGCATGATGTTCAAACTGAGCCAGGTCAAAATTACCCTCAAATTGCCGATTCAAGTGCTGCAGAATATTGAGATTAAATTCAGCAGTAACTCCCTGGCTATCGTTGTAAGCAGCCTCGAGTTGAGCCGTGGATTTATGCAAATCTACTCCCAGTAAAAAGTAATCGTCAGATCGCAATGCTGCCGCAATTTGTTCAAAGAAGCGATCGCATTCTTCCGGATTCAAATTGCCTAGAGAACTTCCCAAAAAGCTGATCATCCGTTTGGGCAAATAGCCTACTGATAAATGCTGCAACCCCAGTTCATAAGTGCTCACCAGTGCATGAACTTTCAGCCGAGGATACTCTTCCAATAGTTGTTGAGTGCTACTTTCCAAAATCCCAGCACTGACATCAATGGGGCGATAACACAAACGATATCCCAACGCCTGATAAGCATTCAAAAGCGATCGCGTTTTAGTCGAACTCCCACTGCCCAACTCTACTAGTTCGCATTCTCCCGTAAGTTTCGCAATGCTACTTGCATGGGCTTCTAAAATAGCTACCTCAGTACGGGTTAAATAGTACTCAGGCAAATCGCAGATTCGCTCAAACAGTTGCGAACCGCGATCGTCATAAAAGTATTTAGATGGTAGCGTTTTCTGAGGCTGACACAGCCCCTGAATAACGTCTGCTCCAATCGCTTGCTCATTATTTTCCGATGCTGCATCCGTTAAGTATTCAATGAATAGTCGCTCCGTCTGGGTTAAGATCCGCTTTTGCGAAGCAGTGTTGACTAAATTCGAAAACGACATGCTTTCTCTCTCTCTCCACGCCTGCCATTTTCCCACGCGATGCTACGCTAGAACCTATCCTCACCGTAAGATTAGCGATCGCAGGAGAACGAGTATGTTTGGATTGGGGTGGCCCGAAGTTATTATCATCAGCGTGGTAGCCATTCTGATTTTTGGTCCGAAAAAAATCCCCGAACTGGGTAGCACCTTAGGCAAAACCCTACGTGGCTTCAAAGAAGAGGTCAGCAAGCCGGATGAAGAATCTACTGACTTAGATCAACAAGACTAATCAGGATTATCAGTAATCCTCATAGCTCAAGCCAGCCAACACTTTGCGCTAGATTGGGGATAGTCATTGCGAACGTCCATATGAACTCCTCTCCCTTCGCCTCTGAGCATTTGCTGTTTGCTCCGGCAACTCCAACTGCTGATGCCATCCCTGTAATCTTTGCCTTTCCAAACGAGTACAGCGTGGGCATTACTAGCCTGGGATATCAAGTCGTATGGGCAACACTGGCATCCCAGCAAGACTTACAGGTTAGTCGCTTGTTTACCGACGTGCATGAAGTTTTGCCATCCAAGCCAGAACTATTAGGCTTTTCCATGTCGTGGGAACTGGATTACGTTAACATCCTGAGCTTACTAGAGTCCCTGGATATTCCCATCCGAGCAACTGCCCGCTCTGCTGTACATCCCCTTGTTTTTGGTGGCGGTCCCGTGCTCACAGCCAACCCAGAACCTTTCGCCGATTTTTTTGATGTAGTGTTACTGGGAGATGGCGAATGGCTACTGGGTGAGTTTATTGAAGCCTACAAAACAGTGCGGTATGCCGATCGCAAAACTCAGCTAAAGCATTTGGCAAGTATTCCGGGAATTTACGTACCCAGTCTTTATGCCATCAGATACGACGGACAAGATGGTGCAGTCCTGGCAATTGAAGCGATCGCACCAGACATACCTGCCCACATTCATAAACAAACCTATCGCGGGAATACCTTATCTACTTCCACTGTCGTTACCGAAAAAGCTGCTTGGGCAAACATTTACATGGTGGAAGTGGTGCGTAGTTGCCCAGAAATGTGCCGCTTCTGCCTTGCCAGCTATTTAACCTTGCCTTTTCGCATTGCCGATGTCGAAGCCTCCTTAATTCCGGCGATCACTCGCGGGCTACAAGTCACTGATCGCCTGGGATTGCTCGGTGCATCTGTTACGCAACATCCCGAATTTGAGAGCTTGCTGGATTACTTGAATCGTCCCGAATTTGATCACGTCCGACTCAGCATTGCTTCTGTTCGGACCAACACTGTGACATCCAAACTGGCAGAAACCCTCGTTAAACACGATTCTCGATCCATCACTATCGCCGTGGAAAGCGGCTCTGATCGTATCCGCCAGATCATTAACAAAAAACTCACCAACGACGAAATTGTGCTGGCAGCACTCAACGCCAAAGCAGGTGGGTTGAGCAGCATGAAACTGTACGGCATGGTTGGCATTCCTGGTGAGGAAATGGAGGATTTAGAAGAAACCGTTGAAATGATGAAAATCCTTAAAAAAGCAACCCCAGGTCTGCGGCTAACTCTAAGCTGCAGCACGTTTGTCCCCAAAGCACACACCCCATTCCAGTGGTTTGGGGTAAATCGCCAGGCAGAAAAGCGTCTCCAGGTTTTGCAAAAGCAATTGCGATCGCAAGGCATTGATTTTCGCCCCGAAAGCTACAACTGGTCAGTGATTCAAGCCCTCCTCTCACGAGGCGATCGCCGTCTTTCTCAGTTGTTAGAACTCACCCGCCATTATGGTGACTCCCTGGGCAGCTACCGTCGCGCCTTTAAAGAACTGCGCGGTAAACTCCCCCCCCTCAACTACTACGTGCACGAAAACTGGAATTTGCAGCAAACCTTACCGTGGAGCCATTTACAAGGTCCTTTGCCGCAAACAACCTTAATCAAACATCTCACAACCGCCACAGAAAACTTTCAACAGCCAATGGTTGGGTTTGAGCCATCTGTGATCGCCCCTTAAACTACTACTACCCTTTAAGCAACAAAGTGTGGACGAACAGCAACGATTCTGGAACGAGCGCTAGGATGAATAGCAAGAACTGACAGAGCACAACGGTGTCATAACGCACAACCTTGTAAAAGATATTTACGTTATGCTGCCTAAAGTGGCAGATCGTTATTGTCTTGCCAATGCTGGTTTGTGACTTGAGAAAGCGACTCTCTTTGTAGGAATCCTATGTCCACGCCTAACTCTTCGTTTGAAAATAGTGCTGCGATCGCAAACACCTCGCCAGAACTCCTCAATCTACCTGCTGACTCTGAAATTTGGGAGAGCTTAAAACACGCAATTTCAGCAAGCTCTGGGTTTCAGCGTTGGCAGTTGGAGCTAGGCACTGAATCAGAAAAGCATTCAGGCTTAGATCATCTTATTCGTCGTTACCTGCGAGAGACCCTAGAGACCCTTGCTTACTAAGTCATAGCAATTAAGGGCAATCCTTAGCGGTTGCCCTTGGTTCCAAGTTTGGTTTCAAGTAAGGTTACTGGCAGGCTCAAAAAGAATTCGGGGGAAGTGTTGCCAAACTCTTTTCCAACTCTATTTCAGAAAGTCAGGAATTTTAATGCCCTGATCTTTCAAGATTTGGCGGAGCGGTTCAGCTCTTTGAATTGCATTTTGCAGCGATCCTTGATATCTGGCAACGCGGTCATAAGTCCGAATTGCCCGTTTTACGTCCAGATGGATTTCGTCAGTTGGATAATTTTGAACCACTTCCAGCAACGTCAACTGATTGTCTCCGGCCGTAGATTCCAGTAGTGCAGTGCAAAGCGCCTCCCGATTTCCCTTATCATCTGGAGTTTGAATTATTTTACCGAGTTCATCTAGCAGCATATTGCCTGCAACATTGTTTAAGCCTCTGTCTAAGAGACGCCGCTCTACATTCACAGTCCGATTCAACACTGCACGAATTTCTTCTGGATTGCTATTAGTCTGGTTAAGATACCGCTCAACCACAGGCGATGTCTCCCCAGTTTGGGCAAATTTTGTTAGTTCCGCCACCGAGAGGCGCTGGCGCAAGATCCCATACCGAAACACAATCTCATCAGCGGCTTTGCCTGCGGGAGCCGTTGCCAAAATTCCTGCGGCAGCGATCGCCCAAACAGTAGATTGCCGGAAAAAAGACTTCAACCCCTGCATAGCTCCTCCTAAACTTGAACCCGCTTTACGCTAGCATATGAGCCACTTAAACGACAGAACGTTGTTTTCTGCTGATATAGCTTTTAGACTGACGTAATAAAGTTGAAAGTTCCACCCACTTGAGTTAAATCAACCGATGTCCTTATTTGATTCTGTTGAAGCAATCAATGTTTTGATTGTGGGAGCCTCCCAGGGCATTGGTTTAGAGTTTGTTCGCCAGTTGTTGAAAGATGCCCAGGTTGGGTATGTATTTGCCACCTATCGCCATACTCCCAGTCCAGAGTTAGGGGCATGGATGGAGCATGAGCCACGGCGGTTAATCCTGATTACAATGGACGTTACAGACGAAGCCCAAATCGCTCAAGGCGTTGCTCAGATTCAGCAGCACACGCCCCATCTGCATTTAGTCGTGTATTGTGTAGGGCTACTGCACGATGGCGATCTGCAACCCGAGAAAAGCCTCCAGCAAATTCAGCCAGAGCGGTTGATGCGATATTTCCAGGTGAATAGCATTGGAGCCGTGTTGCTAGCAAAACATATCATCCCGTTACTCAAGCATCGTGAGCGCAGCGTATTTGCCAGTATTTCTGCGAAAGTTGGCAGCATTGGTGATAACCAGATTGGAGGATGGTATGGCTATCGCGCTTCCAAAGCCGCATTAAATATGTTTTTGCGAACAGTGGCGATCGAGTATCAGCGCAAAAGCCCCAACACGCTCGTGGTAATGCTACATCCTGGCACCACAGACACCCGCCTTTCCAAACCCTTTCAGCGTGGAGTTCCTCCCGAAAAGTTGTTCTCAGTTGAACGCACGGTTGCTCAACTACTGCAAGTTATCTCCAACCTACAACCAGAAGATAGTGGGCAATTTTTTTCCTGGGATGGCAGTCCATTACCCTGGTAAAGCTCACATCACAAAAGTCCAAATCACCCCCCCAAAACCGACATTGGAACCATTGCTTGCTGCAAAGCCTGTAACGTTTGCTTCACCAAGCCTTGCGTCAGCAATCTTTCCGTCTCTGCAATGCCCGCCTTGATTGAGGAGCTAACGCCACAGCGCCAGAGGTAGAATCCCCCGTTCCACAAAACTGATGGCATTAATTCAGATGGGTGTCCGTCCAGCGTCGCTTTCATCTGATGAATTACATACTCTGCCGAATCTAACGCTACATTCTTTGCCTCAAACTGAAAGTCACGCGGATGGAGGTGAAGACGTTCCAATGTTCCTGATTTCCCCAAACCAATAATGGCAGTACGTTCACGAGGGAGATCACAACTTCCCTCCAAGCCTTTGACCGTAGTAAATGTGTCTACTCCACGCAGGGAAAACGCTGTTTGAAACATTGCTTCTGTAGGTGGATGGACAAATCCAGAAACAACATGGGACTTCCCAGCGTAGGGACACCACATTAACTCCATCGTGGCAAACGGCGGACGTTTACCAATTTGCTCACGGTAGGGCACTAATCCTTGTGCCAGCGGAAAGTGCGTTGGCAGG is a window of Leptolyngbyaceae cyanobacterium JSC-12 DNA encoding:
- a CDS encoding dehydrogenase of unknown specificity (IMG reference gene:2510093945~PFAM: short chain dehydrogenase), encoding MSLFDSVEAINVLIVGASQGIGLEFVRQLLKDAQVGYVFATYRHTPSPELGAWMEHEPRRLILITMDVTDEAQIAQGVAQIQQHTPHLHLVVYCVGLLHDGDLQPEKSLQQIQPERLMRYFQVNSIGAVLLAKHIIPLLKHRERSVFASISAKVGSIGDNQIGGWYGYRASKAALNMFLRTVAIEYQRKSPNTLVVMLHPGTTDTRLSKPFQRGVPPEKLFSVERTVAQLLQVISNLQPEDSGQFFSWDGSPLPW
- a CDS encoding Fe-S oxidoreductase (IMG reference gene:2510093942~PFAM: Radical SAM superfamily) yields the protein MNSSPFASEHLLFAPATPTADAIPVIFAFPNEYSVGITSLGYQVVWATLASQQDLQVSRLFTDVHEVLPSKPELLGFSMSWELDYVNILSLLESLDIPIRATARSAVHPLVFGGGPVLTANPEPFADFFDVVLLGDGEWLLGEFIEAYKTVRYADRKTQLKHLASIPGIYVPSLYAIRYDGQDGAVLAIEAIAPDIPAHIHKQTYRGNTLSTSTVVTEKAAWANIYMVEVVRSCPEMCRFCLASYLTLPFRIADVEASLIPAITRGLQVTDRLGLLGASVTQHPEFESLLDYLNRPEFDHVRLSIASVRTNTVTSKLAETLVKHDSRSITIAVESGSDRIRQIINKKLTNDEIVLAALNAKAGGLSSMKLYGMVGIPGEEMEDLEETVEMMKILKKATPGLRLTLSCSTFVPKAHTPFQWFGVNRQAEKRLQVLQKQLRSQGIDFRPESYNWSVIQALLSRGDRRLSQLLELTRHYGDSLGSYRRAFKELRGKLPPLNYYVHENWNLQQTLPWSHLQGPLPQTTLIKHLTTATENFQQPMVGFEPSVIAP
- a CDS encoding twin arginine-targeting protein translocase, TatA/E family (IMG reference gene:2510093941~PFAM: mttA/Hcf106 family~TIGRFAM: twin arginine-targeting protein translocase, TatA/E family), whose amino-acid sequence is MFGLGWPEVIIISVVAILIFGPKKIPELGSTLGKTLRGFKEEVSKPDEESTDLDQQD
- a CDS encoding putative methyltransferase (IMG reference gene:2510093940~PFAM: Uncharacterized conserved protein (DUF2260)~TIGRFAM: probable methyltransferase), with amino-acid sequence MSFSNLVNTASQKRILTQTERLFIEYLTDAASENNEQAIGADVIQGLCQPQKTLPSKYFYDDRGSQLFERICDLPEYYLTRTEVAILEAHASSIAKLTGECELVELGSGSSTKTRSLLNAYQALGYRLCYRPIDVSAGILESSTQQLLEEYPRLKVHALVSTYELGLQHLSVGYLPKRMISFLGSSLGNLNPEECDRFFEQIAAALRSDDYFLLGVDLHKSTAQLEAAYNDSQGVTAEFNLNILQHLNRQFEGNFDLAQFEHHAFYNEALHQIEMHLKSLKPQTIRLNKLDFEFELTNGETIRSEISRKFDLSSLQQQLTCKGLNYLQTWIDANQWFAVALFQR
- a CDS encoding hypothetical protein (IMG reference gene:2510093943), producing the protein MSTPNSSFENSAAIANTSPELLNLPADSEIWESLKHAISASSGFQRWQLELGTESEKHSGLDHLIRRYLRETLETLAY
- a CDS encoding anthranilate phosphoribosyltransferase (IMG reference gene:2510093946~PFAM: Glycosyl transferase family, a/b domain; Glycosyl transferase family, helical bundle domain), with the translated sequence MSHAFRNLLRKIGSGPHTGESLTRQEAALATRLMLLQEATPAQIGAFMIAHRIRRPTGEELAGMLDAYEELGPLLTALATEPVLVFGIPYDGRTRTAPIMPLTALVLATAGQPVLMHGGDRMPTKEGDPLILFWQGLGVDWTQLSLNQVQSVLEQRGVGFIYLPTHFPLAQGLVPYREQIGKRPPFATMELMWCPYAGKSHVVSGFVHPPTEAMFQTAFSLRGVDTFTTVKGLEGSCDLPRERTAIIGLGKSGTLERLHLHPRDFQFEAKNVALDSAEYVIHQMKATLDGHPSELMPSVLWNGGFYLWRCGVSSSIKAGIAETERLLTQGLVKQTLQALQQAMVPMSVLGG
- a CDS encoding Alpha/beta hydrolase of unknown function (DUF1400) (IMG reference gene:2510093944~PFAM: Alpha/beta hydrolase of unknown function (DUF1400)), which translates into the protein MQGLKSFFRQSTVWAIAAAGILATAPAGKAADEIVFRYGILRQRLSVAELTKFAQTGETSPVVERYLNQTNSNPEEIRAVLNRTVNVERRLLDRGLNNVAGNMLLDELGKIIQTPDDKGNREALCTALLESTAGDNQLTLLEVVQNYPTDEIHLDVKRAIRTYDRVARYQGSLQNAIQRAEPLRQILKDQGIKIPDFLK